In the Nitratiruptor sp. YY09-18 genome, ATAATAAAACCTTTATTAATCAAAATCATTTAATTTTAGCTAAAATAAAAACAAAAAGGCTTAATATGACTTTTGATATATGTATAATTAATAAAAACAGTAACAACTCAGATAAAACAATTAAATCTCTTGAAGAAAATAGCGAGTATATCTCACAAATAATAGTTTCAGGTTCAAGTAACAATGAAAATATAAAATCTCTCCAAATAACTTCCAATAATGAAGCCGATCATCGCAATGCTTGTTTAGAAACTGCACAAAGTGAATATATCCTATGGCTAAGTCCCAATATAGAGCTTGAAGATGAGACATTAGAGGAATTTACTGATATTTTAGAAGATGTGGAAGATGTAGACTTTATATATCCCAATGAAGTCTTTATCGACAAAGTTGATGAGCATATAAAAAATTATGAAGATTGGTATGGCAAAGAAGAGCTTCTCCTTCAAAGCCTCTCACTAGAAAATCATCTTCCAAACTGGGCGGTACTCACTAAAAAAAGCACGCTAGAAAAACTTGGAGGATTTGACCCAAGATACAATGATTACTCTTTTTATGCACTCATTTATAAAAATCTCAAAAATCTTACTCTCAAACTCTCTGATCTAAGCTTCGTGAACCATTATATGCATGAATCTTTTATTGATACCTCATATCGCAGTAGACTCGTGCAAGATATTTTGGATCAATACTCTTTGCAAGAGATTTTCCCAAAACTCAATTGGGATAATGAGCCTCTTGCACTCACAACTGCCAATACACTCATAGGTGATACATTGGCAAAATATTACGACTATTTCAACGCTGCATCATTCTATCGCAATGCAATGCTAAGTTTCCACAATCAAGAGACACTCAAAAAACTCATAGATGCTTATATACAGATGGGGCTTTTTGATGAAGCAAGAAAACTTCTTGAGACGCAAGATGTTGTGCAAGAGCTGCAAGAAGAGCTTATAAACCGTATTGATCAGACTGAAAAACTTGTACAAAATATTGAAAAGGCAGTCCAAGAAGGAGAGGCTGCACAGATCTTGACGCTAGCAAATGATATAATATCTTATTATAAGGGTGCACCTATTTATAATGTACTAGGTGTTATCCATACTCTCAAAGGTGATCTAGAAAATGCCTATAATTATTTCTATAAAGCTGCAACGATTAATCCTCTTGACCAAGATATTTTGGCAAATCTTGCCGAAATAGCTAAAAAAATAGGTAAAGAGGAAGAAGTTATAGGACTTTATGAAAGACTCACAAAATAAGGATAGAGATGCAAGAAAATCTCAGCCGTTTCGATACACTTAAACTTGCTACGCAATACTGGCATGGAGATGAGACTACAACAAAACTCATCGTCGTGCTTTTTATTTTGGCTCTTATAATCTTTTTCATAGCTGGCTTTTATATGCAAAAACGCATGCGGGAGCGTAACCTCAAGCGCTACTTCGTGACATTTGCCAAAGAAAAAGAGCTCACAGATGAAGAGATAAAGATTTTGTGGGATTATTCACATAAAATGGAGCGAGACCCTATTTTGGTGCTTGAATTTAAAGCGCCTTTTGAAAAAGTTATCGATATCTATATCAAAGAAAATCCGAATGCAGATGAAAACATCATAAAAGATATGCGCCGCAAGCTCGACTTTGAGGTGCTTAGTCCCCATGTGCCACTTGTAACTACAAAAGATATAGAGATTTTTCAAAATGGGCGCATGATATTTGCTAATAACAAAAGCATTAATGTCGCGCTCTATGACAAAGATGAGAAGTTTATGTATTGGGTAGCAATCGATAATGATGTACCAGCAGATGTACATCCAGGCGAATATGTCAAAATCGTCTTCATTCGCAATGAAGACGGTATTTATACTATAGAAGTACCAATTGCTGAAATTCTAAGAGACAACGGTAAAACTCTCATCAAGCTCCCACATACCTTCGATCTTCATAGAGTACAGCGAAGAGAATCTCCACGGGTAAAAGTCAACAAGCCAGCAAAAATGATCATTGAAGAGACCCCTATTGATGTGACAATTATAGATATAAGTACTGGCGGAGCGAAAATCTGTACTAACGACAAAAATGATGTTCTCAAAAAGATTAAATATGGAGAGGAGGCTATACTGGAATTTAAGCTAGATAATAGATTTTATAGTCTCAAAGCAAAAGTCTTAGAGATTGATAGAAGGCCAAAGAGCACATGCTTGAGATTTTTATTTGATGGTGTTCCAGAAGATATAAAAGATGAGCTATTGGAATTTGTACAAAAAGAGCAACTCAAGCTTGCTCACATAAAAAGGAAACAATGAAAATCAAAAGCCTCAAGCTCGCTATCAAGCAAAAAAAGTTCAAAATGGATGCATTAGGAGCGCAGATCACTGCCCTCCTGCACGAAATAGATGAAAAAGAGCAGCTGCTACAAGCAAACAAAGATAAAAGAGAAAAGATCGCCCATAGTAATGTCACTCGGGTTTTTGATATAGAAAATGCATTGCTCGTGTTAGAAGAGCTAAAAAGAAAAGATGATACAATTTTACAAGAAATTGAAGCATTAGAAGAAAAGATTGTGAATTTGCGCAAAGAGCTTGCACAGCTTCTTGGTGAGAAGCAAGCTCTAGAAAAACTTATATCTAAAATCAATAATGAAAATGCATCGCAGCAAACTGCACAGGAGAATGAATTAGCCAATGAGAACTTTTTACGCAAAAATACTCCTCATATTATCTCTTAGCTCTTTGCTTTTCGCAAATGTCCAAAAAAAAGAGCTGCAAAAAGAGCTCCAACGGCTCGAAAAGCTCCATGCAATTATCAAGGAGAAGCTAGAGCAAAATAGACAAGTTTTGCAAAAGATTCAAGAAGAAAAAGCTGCTCTGCAAAAACTCAAAAAAGAGCTTGAGAATGAAAAAAAAGCTATAAATAACGAACGTTTCAAAAAACTTGCAAAAGATTTTGAGAACATGGATCCAGAATACGCAGGGGAAAAACTCTCTAAAATGCAAGATCCCCATATTGCAGCATATATTCTTTATAATATGAATTCGCGCAAAGCTGGTGAAGCACTCAACTTCGTCGAACCAGAGGCGCTCAATAAAATCACTAAAATTTTGATACACTTGCGCAACAATGACAAAAAATAGTCTTATCAAAAATTTGTTTTTCTTCCTCGTCTATATTACACTCAGCTCCCTTTTGGTCTACTATTTTTATGTAGACAAAAATAACAGGCTCCAAATTTATCTCGCGCAAAAGATCAACCAACTCTACGCTGAGTTTCGCGCCACCAAAAACACCTATGCGAAACTCTCTAGCCTTGCATATGATGAGATCACGAAAAATCCTCAATTTGTCGTATGGCTTGAAAACTATCCACAATACAAAAAGCAAATAGACACTTATATTGCGCCACACTTCTCCCTTCTCAAAAAATATTCCATAGCGCATCTGAGTATTTACGATCCTGCTGGTAATGTTATTGTCAGTATGCATAAAAGAGCCAAAAAGACGAAGAAGAGTATTTTTGAAAGGGATGAGCAAAATAGTGAGCTTATCATAAAGTTCAAGCGCCCTATATATGCCAACAACCGCCTCATCGCCCTTTTTGAGTCAGCTGTATCATACAATACAATTAAACAAGAACTCCAAAGACTCTTTGGAGCAGCATATGCATACATTGTCAAAGATAGCGTGATTGACAAGAGACTCATACATTATGGCAGCTATCTCTTTATCCAAAGCGATCTACATAAGAGATTTTTCTATGAAGAGCAGTCCCACAAATCTACAAACTCAAAGCAAAAGTGGCTCATCCATCAAATTAATAGTCTCATCAAAAACAAAGCAGCACCACTTTTGGATAAGCAACAAAGCTTTGCCACAATTGCGAAGATTGGGGAAAATTACTACGTAGTATCATTCCTTGCGATAAAAGTCAATGATGCCCTAAGCTACCTCATCTCATACAAAAAAGATACAAACATCAAAACATTTGATACAATTTTTTGGCAAAATGTGATCTTAAGTAATATTGTCTTACTCATTGCCCTTCTCTTTATCTACTATTTCATCCATATCAAGCAGAAGTTTGAAACACTTGCAATTACAGATAAACTGACAGGTCTTTACAACCGCAATAAGTTCTATAAAACGGCACAGCAAGAGATCAACCGTGCCACAAGACACCAAAGACCACTCTCACTCATTATATTCGACATCGATAACTTTAAAAAGATCAACGACACCTACGGCCACGATGTAGGGGATTACGTGCTCAAAACCATAGCAAAACTTGTACACAAGAATATTCGCAAATATGATTATGCTTTTCGGTGGGGTGGTGAAGAGTTTATCATCCTCTCACCAGAGACTTCTGCAAAAGAGGCTATGAAACTAGCTGAAAAAATTCGCAATCTTATCGCTCAGTATAGATTTGATAAGGTGGGAAAAGTAACAATTAGTCTGGGGGTAGCTGAATTTGACAAAGAGAGTGATAAGCATATAGATGCAGTGATCAAAAGAGCAGACAGTGCATTGTATCTATCCAAAAAAGATGGAAAAAATCGCACAACTTTAGCCGTTTAGGCCGCGCTTTTTGTAGATTTTCGCAAAGATTTTTGCAATTGCTTGGTAGAGGTTTTCAGGGACATAGTCACCAATCTCACACGATTGATACAAAGCTCTGGCTAGTGGTGGATTTTCCTCGATTGGAATTCCGTGTGCTTTTGCCTCCTCTTTGATACGCAACGCCACAAAATCTACCCCTTTAGCTACGACCTTCGGTGCTTGCATTGCGCCTCTTTTGTATGCAAGAGCTACTGCAAAGTGCTCTGGGTTTGTGATAACTACATCAGCCTTTGCTACTTCAGCCATCATTCTTGTAAGACTCATCTCCCGCATCTTTTTGCGTATTGCAGATTTGATCTGTGGGTTACCCTCATAGAGCTTTTGCTCCTCTTTTATCTCTTGCTTGCTCATTTTGATGCTCTCTTCAAACTCATACTTGCGGAAAAAAAAGTCGATAACTGCCACAGGAATCGAAAGCAGTGCAAATCCCAAAACCATAACAAGGGTATATTTGATTAAAATATAGGAATCACTGTAGAGTGGCGTGGCACTAAAACGAAAAACATCTTCCAAAAGATATGTTACGAGATAGTAAGAAACTGCTGTTGCTACAAGGAGTTTGAGAAGATTTTTGAACAGTTCAAAAAGGACTTTGAGTGAAAAGAGTCGCTTGAGTCCGGAGATGGGATTGATCTTTTCTAGTTTTGGCATAAGAGGCTTCCAAGTGATATGAAAACCAACTTGTACTACATTTGCAGCAACTCCAATCACAAGAAGCGTAAGAAAAATAGGAGCGAGTAAAATTGCCAAATCATACACTATCTCTTTGACTATCAGATAATTATTCTCCGGAATATTTGCAAGAGGATTGCTAAAAAAATGGACAAAGAGCGTATAGAGTTTCTTGAATGCAAAAGGGATATAGAATAAAAAGAGCAAGAAAACCGACACCAAAGAGGCGCTGATGGCTATATCCATGCTTTTAGCCACTTGCCCCTCTTCGCGAGCCTTCTCACGTCTTCGGGGGGTGGCCTTTTCGGTCTTGTCTGGCTCTTTTGCCATATCAGTTTCCTATATGCTTGATAAAATACAGTATATCTGCATTGAGATTTTGCAGATAGCTTACTCCTAAGTAT is a window encoding:
- a CDS encoding flagellar brake protein, which translates into the protein MQENLSRFDTLKLATQYWHGDETTTKLIVVLFILALIIFFIAGFYMQKRMRERNLKRYFVTFAKEKELTDEEIKILWDYSHKMERDPILVLEFKAPFEKVIDIYIKENPNADENIIKDMRRKLDFEVLSPHVPLVTTKDIEIFQNGRMIFANNKSINVALYDKDEKFMYWVAIDNDVPADVHPGEYVKIVFIRNEDGIYTIEVPIAEILRDNGKTLIKLPHTFDLHRVQRRESPRVKVNKPAKMIIEETPIDVTIIDISTGGAKICTNDKNDVLKKIKYGEEAILEFKLDNRFYSLKAKVLEIDRRPKSTCLRFLFDGVPEDIKDELLEFVQKEQLKLAHIKRKQ
- a CDS encoding MotE family protein yields the protein MRTFYAKILLILSLSSLLFANVQKKELQKELQRLEKLHAIIKEKLEQNRQVLQKIQEEKAALQKLKKELENEKKAINNERFKKLAKDFENMDPEYAGEKLSKMQDPHIAAYILYNMNSRKAGEALNFVEPEALNKITKILIHLRNNDKK
- a CDS encoding GGDEF domain-containing protein, with amino-acid sequence MTKNSLIKNLFFFLVYITLSSLLVYYFYVDKNNRLQIYLAQKINQLYAEFRATKNTYAKLSSLAYDEITKNPQFVVWLENYPQYKKQIDTYIAPHFSLLKKYSIAHLSIYDPAGNVIVSMHKRAKKTKKSIFERDEQNSELIIKFKRPIYANNRLIALFESAVSYNTIKQELQRLFGAAYAYIVKDSVIDKRLIHYGSYLFIQSDLHKRFFYEEQSHKSTNSKQKWLIHQINSLIKNKAAPLLDKQQSFATIAKIGENYYVVSFLAIKVNDALSYLISYKKDTNIKTFDTIFWQNVILSNIVLLIALLFIYYFIHIKQKFETLAITDKLTGLYNRNKFYKTAQQEINRATRHQRPLSLIIFDIDNFKKINDTYGHDVGDYVLKTIAKLVHKNIRKYDYAFRWGGEEFIILSPETSAKEAMKLAEKIRNLIAQYRFDKVGKVTISLGVAEFDKESDKHIDAVIKRADSALYLSKKDGKNRTTLAV
- the flhB gene encoding flagellar biosynthesis protein FlhB, whose protein sequence is MAKEPDKTEKATPRRREKAREEGQVAKSMDIAISASLVSVFLLFLFYIPFAFKKLYTLFVHFFSNPLANIPENNYLIVKEIVYDLAILLAPIFLTLLVIGVAANVVQVGFHITWKPLMPKLEKINPISGLKRLFSLKVLFELFKNLLKLLVATAVSYYLVTYLLEDVFRFSATPLYSDSYILIKYTLVMVLGFALLSIPVAVIDFFFRKYEFEESIKMSKQEIKEEQKLYEGNPQIKSAIRKKMREMSLTRMMAEVAKADVVITNPEHFAVALAYKRGAMQAPKVVAKGVDFVALRIKEEAKAHGIPIEENPPLARALYQSCEIGDYVPENLYQAIAKIFAKIYKKRGLNG